The sequence CAGCTTGTCGTTGGCGATCCCTTACTACCTTGAATCGGCTTGCCAGACGTAGACAATTCTGACAAAAAAAACTCAAGGATTTTGCTTTCTCTTGAGAGCACATGCCCTGTCTCCCTACGTGAAGATATCTTCTTTTCCAGATATCTTCTTGCTTTTAACTTGACTTCTTATCGCCGGATATTCTAACCAACAACCATGAAAGCTTCTTCGATCGTACCGCTGCTGAAAGAGACCGTTGCCGAGTGGATGGAGGACAAGGTTTCTCGGCTGGCGGCAGCGCTGGCCTATTTCACCATCTTTTCGATCGCGCCGCTGCTGATTATTGCAATTTCAGTAGCGGCAATCTTTTTTGGCGAAGAGGCGGCTCAGGGGCAAATTGTGGGGCAAATTCAGGGGTTGATGGGCCAGGAGGGAGCCGACGCCATCGAGAGTATGATCGCCAACGCCAACCAGATGGAAGGCGGGGTGATTGCCAGTATCATCGGCATTGTGATTCTGCTATTTGGGGCCTCGGGGGTGTTTGGGCAACTGCAAGATGCCCTCAATACCATTTGGGAAGTCGCCCCCAAGCCCGGACAGGGGATCGCTACCTTTCTTCGCTCTAGGTTTTTGTCTTTCGGGATGGTGCTGGTGATTGCCTTTTTGCTGCTGGTGTCCTTGGTGCTCAGTGCAGTGATCGTTGGCGTCAGCAGCTACATGACGACGGTGATGCCAAGCCTAGGGGTGGTGGCAGAAGGGATTAACTTTATTGTCTCTTTTGGGGTGATTACGCTGTTGTTTGCCCTGATCTATCGGGTGTTGCCCGATGTCGAGATCGCCTGGGGAGATGTTTGGATTGGGGCCGCATTTACAGCGTTTCTCTTTACTATTGGGCGCACGCTGATTGGCCTATACCTGGGCAATGCGGCGGTGGGGTCGGCCTACGGTGCTGCTGGTTCTCTGGTGGTGCTCTTGATTTGGATCTTTTACTCGGCGCAGATTTTGCTGTTTGGGGCAGAGTTTACCCAGGTGTATGCCCGACGCTACGGCTCCCACATTCGCCCGGCCTCCTTTGCGGTGTCGCTGACTGACGAGGATCGGGTACAGCAGGGAGTGCCCCGGTCTGAGTATGTAGAGGCGATCGCCGATCGGGAGGGTACTGGCCAGGATGCCCGCCCTCTTGCCCTCGAGGAATCTGAGGCACGGCCCGCAATGGCTACCCCGCAACAACGTGCCCCAGAGCCTGCCTCGCAGCGGCCATCGCCGCCCCTAGCAATGGTAGTGGTAGGAGCTATGGCCACTATCGTGGAGGCCCTACGCCACCCCAACCGTCGATCGCAGAGTCGTCGCCCAGAGAACCGGCACCCAGAAGGCCAGCGCCAGAAGGGCCGCCGGTAATCTTGTTCTATAACGGGGGATGGCAGTATGCCTGATTAGGTCAAGACGGGCCAGAGGCCCATCCCACAAGAGGGTAGCCCGTTGATCCCTTGAGGATCTCTGATACTGAATCCTGAACGAATACCCCCGATTTGTAGGGGCGTAGCATGCTACGCCCCTACGGGGTCCCTGGATTATGAATCGGGGTTGTCTGACTCGGATTTGGTATGAGACACTCTTGTGGGATAGCCCTTCCGGCGGTCCACTTTGCAGCGACCGCGAAATCTACCAGGTTCGGCCGCAGTGCTCCGCCCATAGACGAAGGCTTGGGGGGTGGTGAAGCGGCGGGCGACCAGGGGGAGCAATCAGTCACCCCTAAGAAATAGTCGATCATTTCTTAGGTTAAAATGACTCTATGCTGAATATGACGTGGGAATTCAAGCTAGAGCCAACTGCCGAGCAGGTTTCAGGGATTGAGGACATCCTAGATGTGTGTCGCAATGTCTGGAACTTTGCGCTGCGGGAACGTAAAGACTGGCTGGATTCTCGCAAGTCTCCGGTAAATGCATGTTCGATTCGGCAGGAGTTTATTCTGCCAGTCGATGCACCATTTCCTAACTATGCTCGTCAGTGCAAGTCGCTGACGGCAGCGAAAGCGGCATTCCCCCGGCTCAAGACTGTCAACGCCCAGGTCCTCCAGCAGGTCATTAGAAAGCTGGAAGCCTCCTGGGAGTCGTGGCGGTTGAAGCGGTCGGGGTTCCCTCGGTTCAAAAAGCCAAACCGGATGCGGTCTTTTTCTTTCCCTCAGATGCTCAAGCACTGCATCACACCAGCGGGGATTAAGCTGCCTCAACTAGGGTTGGTGAAGGTGCGCTGGTCGCGGGAGATCCCGGACCGCTTCGAGGTGAAACAGGCCCGGATCGTCCGCAAGGCATCGGGCTATTTCGTCATGCTTAGCCTCCAGGCTGATGTTGCTATTCCCGCCACGATGCCCCATGGACATCCGGTGGGGATTGATGTTGGACTGGAATACTTTCTCTCAACGTCTGATGGAGAGCAGGTCAAGCGACCTCGCTTTTTCAATGAACTGCACCGCAAGCTGAAATTGCTGCAACGCAGGTTAAAGAGGAAGCAGAAGGGGTCAGCTCACTGGCTGAAGCTCCAGAAGAGGATTGGGAGAGTCCATCAACGCATTGCCGACACGCGCAAAGACTGGCATTTTAAGCTGGCTTATCACCTCTGTGACGAGGCAGGGATGGTGTTTGTCGAAGATCTCGACTTCCGCATCATGGCCAAAGGGATGCTGGGTAAGCACATGCTAGACGCTGGGCTGGGTCAATTTACGAACCAAGTCCTGCCCTGGGTGTGCGTTAAGCGCGATGTGTTTTACGGCAAGGTTGAGGCACGGGGCACTAGCCAAGAGTGTCCTGATTGCAGGGCAGAGGTACGCAAAGACCTCTCAACCCGGATTCATCACTGCCACAACTGCGGGTCAATTAAGCCCCGTGATGTGGCAGCGGCTCAAGTTATTTCTGCCCGTGGGCAACGGGTGGTCGAAATTGCCTGTGGAGTCGAGGCGGCGGGGGCTGAGGTCACTCAGTCTAGCTGGCTGGCTGTGAAGCAGGAAATCTTTGGGGCGACTCAAGGAATCACCACCCATATCGCCTAGCGATTGGGTGGTGAGGATGTCAATTCCAGCCAGCGCGATCGGTGATGCGCAGGGCCTCGGGGTTGTTGCGGCCAAACACAGAGGCATTGAGGGTATCAGCTTTAAACTCGCCAAAGCCTGCTACCACAGAGTCGATCGCCACGCCTTCTACGACCGGGTACTCGTTGTTGCTCTCGGCAAAGATGCGCTGGGCCTCGGGGCTAGACAGATACTCCAAGAACCGCACAGCAGCGGCGGCGTTAGGGGCTGTTTTGAGCACCCCGGCCCCGCTGATATTGACGTGGGTACCGCGATCGTCCTGGTTAGGGAAAAACACCCCAATGGCTTCAGCAACGGCCTGATCTTCGGCTTTGTCAGACTTGATCAGGCGGGCCAGGTAGTAGGTATTGGAGATGGCAACATCGCCCAGCCCGGCAGCAACGGCTTTGATCTGGTCGGTGTCGCCCCCCTGGGGGTCGCGGGCAAAGTTGGCTACCAGGCCCCGAGCCCAGGCCTCGGTGTCGGCCTCGCCGTGGGCAGCAATCATGGAACCCACCAGCGACTGACTGTAGATGTTGGTGGAACTGCGGGTCAAAATGCGCCCACGCCATTTGGGGTCTACCAGGTCTTCGTAGGTGGAGAGGTCGGCGGGGTCAACGGTGGCCTTGTTGTACATCAGCACCCGCGCCCGCTGGGTGAGGCCAAACCACAGCCCGTCGGGATGGCGCAGATTTTCGGGGATAGCGGCGCTCAGCACTGCCGAAGAAACCGGTTGGAAGAGATCTTCCTGTTCTGCCCGCCAGAGGCGACCGGCATCGACGGTCATCAGCAGGTCGGCGGGGCTGTTTTGCCCTTCACTCTTGATCCGCTCGATGAGCTGGTCGGCCTCGGCCTCAACTACATTGACCCGAATGCCCGTAGCGGCACGAAAGCCTTCGTACAGCTGGTCGTCGGTGTCGTAGTGGCGCGACGAGTACAGGTTGACGACTGACCGTCGGCCAAAGCCAAACTGAGCGTTGGCGGGGCGCTGGCGAAGAGAGCCCAGGGCCACGGCGGTGGCGGCGGCACCCGCCCCTAAAAATGCGCGTCGTTTCAATGTCATCGGGTGTTACCTCAAAAGTTTTAAGCCCGCTGGGCAAGGCCAGGGCTAAATGAAATCAGATTGTATTCTACCCCCTTATTGACATTTTCTCTTGATAAAGATGCCACTGGCTTTGATCATGGGGCCAGGGGGGCTAGGGAGGCGTTTCAACTTTCTAACACACACCTAGCCGAAAAGGACTCTAGGGAATGGGCTTGAGCCTATGGGGCATTGGCTTTAGAATGGGGGCAAAGAGTAATCAGTCCTGTTAGGGCCTGAGCTACCGCGATCGCAACTTTTCGACAATGACTCCTAGATTAGCCCCCTCACCTTTTCCCTTTCGCCGTCTACTGTTGCCCCGGCGAAAATCGGCGCGATCCTGGCTTGGGCTGCTGTGCGTTGCGGCCTCGCTAGGAGTTCACGGGGTGCTGCTGGCCCTGGTCATGCCTGGCCAAGAGTCAGCCCCTCAGCCCCCAGCGCCCCCGGCTGAGACTTTGCCGCCGCCCAACGATGTAGCGGTAACGGTGCTGCCGAGATCAGAGGCGGTGGCCCCGCCGTCCGAGGCTCCGCCTGCGCCCGCTGTTGCCCCACCGGCACCTACTGCCCCGGTGGCACCTACCGCCGCTGCGCCTGCGGCCGTGGCCCCACCTGAAGCTGTGGTTCCGCCCGAGACCCCCGCTGCCCTTGCCCCTGCCGTCGCACCTCCCCCGGCAACGCTAGAGCCCGAACCCCCGGCCCCCTTCGCCGACTTTCCCCACCTGGCTGGAGCCCAGGCCACCTGCCCAGGGTTGGCCACCTGCTGGCGTAGCCCGGTGAGCAGCAGCTGGCGCACCGCCGCTGGCGACCTGCAAGATCGCCTAGAGGCCCAGGGCTACCGACTCAGCAATGTCACTGGTGAAGTGTTAGCGATTGACTCGGGGGTAAGGGTCTACGCCGTCAGCAAGGCGGGCGAACCCGACTATTTTTTGAACCTGGTTTCGGTAAGTGATGGGGTGCTCTACACCATGACCCCTGAACCGATGACGACAGAGCAGGTGTTAGCGTTGCAGCGATCGTGATGGCGATCGCCGCTCCAGGCCCCAAGGCGATCGCTCTCGATTCTGAGATATAGCCATGATCACCTGGGTTAGGACATCTAGAAGCCCGACGAACGTTTGAACGTTCAAACGTTCTTAAAGGAGATGTCTTAATCAGGCTGGCCACAGTCATAACTGGTGTATCGTGGTCGGTGAAACTGTGGCCTAGGGGCCTGGTTCCGTTGATGCGATGAGGAATGGCTGTGCACCCTGCTATGTTGTCTTGGCTGGCAATGCCCCTCGGTGTGCTTTCGGTACTGTTGGGCGTGAGAGACCCCCTGCCCCTGCATGTGTCTGGGCTAAACCCCGCTGCCCTACAGGTGCAGTGGCAGTCGCCGTGGATAGAGGGGTTGGCCCGCGACCCGGTGGTCGATGCGATCGTGGCTCAGTACGTAGAAGGGCTGCGGCGGCAGGGGTGGTCGGTGCCCGACCAGGGTATTTGGATTCAGGTGGGGCAGCGCGTGATTACTCAGCACCAGGGCGATGTGCTGATGCCCGCCGCCTCGTTGACGAAGCTGGCGACGACGCTAGCGGCTCTAGAGACCTGGCCCCTTGACCACCGTTTTGAAACCCTGGTGGGCCTAAATGGCACCGTAGAAAATGGCGTGCTCAACGGCGATCTGGTGATTCAGGGCGGCGGTGACCCGCTGTTTGTCTGGGAGGAGGGCATTGTGCTGGCCAACCGTCTGCAAACCCTGGGCATTCAACGGGTGACGGGGGATGTGTTGGTGACAGGCCCGTTCACCATGAATTTTGAGGAAGATCTCAACGGTTCGCTCAGGGCGCTCAAGCAGGTGATGTCGGCTAGCACCTGGACCTGGCAAACGCGCCAGGCCTACGGCACCCTGCCCCCTGGCACGGCTCAACCGGCTCTTCAAATTGATGGTGGTGCCCGGTGGGTACCGCCCGCCGACCTCAACAATGTAGCGGTGAATTGGGTGGTGCGGCACCAGTCGCTACCGCTGGTGGCTATTCTCAAGGCAATGAATATCTACAGCAACAATGTGATGTCGGAGCTGGTGGCCGACCTGGCGGGCGGGCCGGGGCAGGTGATGACTAAGGCCACTGCCGCCGCCGATCTGCCCGCTGGCGAAATTAGTTTGGCCAATGGGTCGGGCCTGGGCACCAATAACCAGATGTCGGCGCGGGTAGCGGTGGCCCTGACCGTAGCCATACAGAATCAACTCAACGCCCAGGGCTACTCGATCGCCGATGTGCTGCCGGTGGCAGGAGAAGACACGGGCACCTTAATCGATCGTCGCATTCCGGCGACAGCGGCCGTCAAAACGGGCACCCTAGCCGAGGTCAGCGCCCTGGCGGGGATGGTGCCCACTGCCGAGCGGGGGCCGGTGTGGTTTGCCATTATTAATAAGGGCTGGGCTCTTCCCGATCTGCGGGTGCAGCAAGACCAGCTGTTGCAGGCGATTCAGGCCCACTGGGGAATCGCCGATGCGCCCCCCGAGATGCGCACTAAGGTCCGTATGCAGACCGGGCCGTTTCGCTACGGCGACCCTAGCCGCAATCAGGTGACCCGAGAGGTGGCGTCGGAGTAGGGCGGCTGGGCATAGTGCTGGTGGAGTACTGTGGCGATCGCACGGGCTGCTCCCGGCTGACCCATGCGGCGGCGACCATTCTCGACAATGCGCTGGAGCCGGGGGCCATCGGCCAAACAGGTTTGCAGGGCCGCCCCGGCCTCGTGGGGCTGGCTGAGCAATATCACTGACGGGCCGAGCAACCGCGACTGGGCTTCGGCAAAGGCGTCGGTAAACTGGGGCCCAGGGCCAGGGAAGGTGACGACGGGCTTGCCCAAGCCCACCGCCTGTTCGGTGGCGGTACCAGCGGTGGCCAGGGCGGCATCGGCCAGGTGCAGGCATTCGGCAAAGGCATTGGTGGTGAGCACCAGCACGCCGCTGTTGCCCTGACTCCCCTGGCGCTGAAAGGTTGGAAGCTCACCCACTACAGGCTGCCAGCCCGCATCGAGCAAGCCATCTTTAAAGGCCGCCAGGTTGAGGGAGGGAGACAGAGCAGCCAGCAAGCGAATTTGCCGATTGCCAAAGGTCTCCATCACCGAGGCGATCGCACCGATCATCCGCTGCCAGTTGTCAAAGGCCTCGGGGGCGCGGGAGCCGGGTAGCAGCGCCAGGGTGAGCACCGCCGGGGCCGGGGCAAAGGTCGCAGTGAGCCGAGCCAGCTTGTCGGCGCGGGTTTCCAAATCATCCATCATCGGGTTGCCGGGGTAGAGGGCGGGCACCCCTTTCCTTTGCAAAAAATCGGTGGTGAGCTGGTCGCGGGCAAAGACTCCTTGGCAGCGGGGGTGGGCCATCAACCACCGCTCCCAGGGCACGTAGACCGAGCCCGACCAGCCCTCCAGCGGGGGGCGACCGGGCAGGCGCTGGGTTTCATCGCGCAGGTAATACTCTGATTTGGCCGTGCCGATAAAGCTGTACTCAGCCCCACTTTGCCAGGCGATCGCCAGGGGCACAATGTCGCCCACCGCCAAAATTTTGCCGCCGCTTTTGGCCCACTGGCGGGCGGTTTTGAGCTGGGCTAGGGTGAGCCCCACCAACCCCCCCCGAACATCGCGCCACAGCTGGTCGCGATCCATATAGATAAAGCCGCCGGAGGGCATAGCCTGGGTCGGGCCATGGATGGCAATGCCCGCCTTCTCGTAGGCCCTGCCTTCGCCCACAATGGGTAGGGCGGCGAGACTGGGCGCACCGGGCAACTGACGCAGTTGTTTCAAAATGCGAACCGCAATGCCGTCTTCGCCATGGCCATTGCTGATGCAGAGTAGCTTCATCGGGGGGAACTCAAGACCATTCCCAACCCTAGCAGAAATAGCCCCTTCCAGTTAAAGGGCAGACGGTCACTGATTCACCGGCCCGCGCCGATATTTTTTAAACCGCTGGCCCCGGCCTAAGCGCTTTAGCAGATCGCCCACAACGCGATCGCCGCCGGTTTGTCGATAGGCAGAAGACTCATCTTTAAGATTACGCAACCCGTGAAGATCGAAAAAGCTAAAGCCCACCTTAGAGAAAAACGGCAGCACACAAAACAGCAGTGTGTCCATGTCTTGATTAATTAATCCCAGCCCTGAAGGACCAATAATCCAAACAACAGGATAGCCAATCCATAGCACCGTAAAGTAGGTTAAAAGG is a genomic window of Nodosilinea sp. E11 containing:
- a CDS encoding YihY/virulence factor BrkB family protein, with translation MKASSIVPLLKETVAEWMEDKVSRLAAALAYFTIFSIAPLLIIAISVAAIFFGEEAAQGQIVGQIQGLMGQEGADAIESMIANANQMEGGVIASIIGIVILLFGASGVFGQLQDALNTIWEVAPKPGQGIATFLRSRFLSFGMVLVIAFLLLVSLVLSAVIVGVSSYMTTVMPSLGVVAEGINFIVSFGVITLLFALIYRVLPDVEIAWGDVWIGAAFTAFLFTIGRTLIGLYLGNAAVGSAYGAAGSLVVLLIWIFYSAQILLFGAEFTQVYARRYGSHIRPASFAVSLTDEDRVQQGVPRSEYVEAIADREGTGQDARPLALEESEARPAMATPQQRAPEPASQRPSPPLAMVVVGAMATIVEALRHPNRRSQSRRPENRHPEGQRQKGRR
- a CDS encoding transposase; the encoded protein is MLNMTWEFKLEPTAEQVSGIEDILDVCRNVWNFALRERKDWLDSRKSPVNACSIRQEFILPVDAPFPNYARQCKSLTAAKAAFPRLKTVNAQVLQQVIRKLEASWESWRLKRSGFPRFKKPNRMRSFSFPQMLKHCITPAGIKLPQLGLVKVRWSREIPDRFEVKQARIVRKASGYFVMLSLQADVAIPATMPHGHPVGIDVGLEYFLSTSDGEQVKRPRFFNELHRKLKLLQRRLKRKQKGSAHWLKLQKRIGRVHQRIADTRKDWHFKLAYHLCDEAGMVFVEDLDFRIMAKGMLGKHMLDAGLGQFTNQVLPWVCVKRDVFYGKVEARGTSQECPDCRAEVRKDLSTRIHHCHNCGSIKPRDVAAAQVISARGQRVVEIACGVEAAGAEVTQSSWLAVKQEIFGATQGITTHIA
- a CDS encoding Fe(3+) ABC transporter substrate-binding protein; amino-acid sequence: MTLKRRAFLGAGAAATAVALGSLRQRPANAQFGFGRRSVVNLYSSRHYDTDDQLYEGFRAATGIRVNVVEAEADQLIERIKSEGQNSPADLLMTVDAGRLWRAEQEDLFQPVSSAVLSAAIPENLRHPDGLWFGLTQRARVLMYNKATVDPADLSTYEDLVDPKWRGRILTRSSTNIYSQSLVGSMIAAHGEADTEAWARGLVANFARDPQGGDTDQIKAVAAGLGDVAISNTYYLARLIKSDKAEDQAVAEAIGVFFPNQDDRGTHVNISGAGVLKTAPNAAAAVRFLEYLSSPEAQRIFAESNNEYPVVEGVAIDSVVAGFGEFKADTLNASVFGRNNPEALRITDRAGWN
- a CDS encoding D-alanyl-D-alanine carboxypeptidase — protein: MAVHPAMLSWLAMPLGVLSVLLGVRDPLPLHVSGLNPAALQVQWQSPWIEGLARDPVVDAIVAQYVEGLRRQGWSVPDQGIWIQVGQRVITQHQGDVLMPAASLTKLATTLAALETWPLDHRFETLVGLNGTVENGVLNGDLVIQGGGDPLFVWEEGIVLANRLQTLGIQRVTGDVLVTGPFTMNFEEDLNGSLRALKQVMSASTWTWQTRQAYGTLPPGTAQPALQIDGGARWVPPADLNNVAVNWVVRHQSLPLVAILKAMNIYSNNVMSELVADLAGGPGQVMTKATAAADLPAGEISLANGSGLGTNNQMSARVAVALTVAIQNQLNAQGYSIADVLPVAGEDTGTLIDRRIPATAAVKTGTLAEVSALAGMVPTAERGPVWFAIINKGWALPDLRVQQDQLLQAIQAHWGIADAPPEMRTKVRMQTGPFRYGDPSRNQVTREVASE
- a CDS encoding lipid-A-disaccharide synthase-related protein; the encoded protein is MKLLCISNGHGEDGIAVRILKQLRQLPGAPSLAALPIVGEGRAYEKAGIAIHGPTQAMPSGGFIYMDRDQLWRDVRGGLVGLTLAQLKTARQWAKSGGKILAVGDIVPLAIAWQSGAEYSFIGTAKSEYYLRDETQRLPGRPPLEGWSGSVYVPWERWLMAHPRCQGVFARDQLTTDFLQRKGVPALYPGNPMMDDLETRADKLARLTATFAPAPAVLTLALLPGSRAPEAFDNWQRMIGAIASVMETFGNRQIRLLAALSPSLNLAAFKDGLLDAGWQPVVGELPTFQRQGSQGNSGVLVLTTNAFAECLHLADAALATAGTATEQAVGLGKPVVTFPGPGPQFTDAFAEAQSRLLGPSVILLSQPHEAGAALQTCLADGPRLQRIVENGRRRMGQPGAARAIATVLHQHYAQPPYSDATSRVT